The Peromyscus maniculatus bairdii isolate BWxNUB_F1_BW_parent chromosome 6, HU_Pman_BW_mat_3.1, whole genome shotgun sequence genome has a segment encoding these proteins:
- the Tdo2 gene encoding tryptophan 2,3-dioxygenase, with amino-acid sequence MSGCPFFGNRVGSSLQNLSLEDSEEDKAQTGENKASKGGLIYGNYLQLEKILNAQELQSEIKGNKIHDEHLFIITHQAYELWFKQILWELDSVREIFQNGHVRDERNMLKVMTRMHRVVVIFKLLVQQFSVLETMTALDFNDFREYLSPASGFQSLQFRLLENKIGVLQSLRVPYNRKHYRGNFRGEESELLLKSEQEQTLLQLVEAWLERTPGLEPHGFNFWGKFEENILKGLEEEFLRIQAKEESEEKEEQMAEFRKQKEVLLCLFDEKRHEHLLSKGERRLSYRALQGALMIYFYREEPRFQVPFQLLTSLMDIDTLMTKWRYNHVCMVHRMLGTKAGTGGSSGYQYLRSTVSDRYKVFVDLFNLSTYLVPRHWIPKMNPTIHKFLYTAECCDSSYFSSDESD; translated from the exons ATGAGTGGGTGCCCGTTTTTTGGAAACAGAGTGGG ATCTTCTTTGCAAAATTTATCTCTAGAAGACAGTGAAGAAGACAAAGCTCAAACTGGTGAGAACAAAGCCAGCAAAGGTGGACTCATCTATGGGAACTACTTGCAG ttgGAAAAAATTTTGAATGCTCAAGAACTTCAaagtgaaataaaaggaaataaaatccatGATGAACATCTTTTTATTATAACTCATCAAG ctTATGAACTCTGGTTTAAACAAATCCTCTGGGAACTAGATTCCGTTCGTGAGATTTTTCAGAATGGCCAC GTCAGGGATGAGAGGAACATGCTCAAGGTGATGACTCGGATGCACAGGGTGGTGGTCATCTTCAAGCTCCTGGTGCAGCAGTTCTCTGTGCTGGAAACAATGACTGCCTTGGACTTCAACGACTTCAG AGAGTACCTATCTCCAGCATCCGGCTTCCAGAGTTTACAGTTCCGACTGCTAGAAAATAAGATAGGTGTGCTTCAGAGCTTGAGAGTCCCTTACAACAGGAAACACTATCGCGGTAActtcagaggagaggagagtgagcTGTTGCTGAAATCAGAGCAGGAGCAGACACTGCTGCAGCTGGTGGAG gcATGGCTAGAAAGAACACCTGGTTTAGAGCCGCATGGATTTAACTTCTGGGGAAAGTTTGAAGAAAATATCCTGAAAGGTCTGGAAGAGGAATTCCTAAGGATTCAG GCTAAGGAAGAgtctgaagaaaaagaggaacagATGGCCGAGTTCCGGAAGCAGAAGGAGGTGCTCCTGTGCTTGTTTGATGAGAAGCGCCATGAACATCTCCTAAGTAAAG GTGAACGACGACTGTCATACCGTGCACTCCAGGGAGCTCTGATGATCTATTTTTAcag GGAGGAGCCTCGATTTCAGGTCCCTTTCCAGTTGCTGACCTCACTTATGGACATAGACACGCTCATGACCAAATGGAGAT ATAATCATGTGTGCATGGTGCACAGAATGCTTGGCACCAAGGCTGGTACTGGGGGATCCTCAGGCTATCAGTACCTACGATCAACTGTGAG TGACAGGTACAAGGTGTTTGTGGATTTATTTAACCTCTCAACATACCTGGTTCCCCGACACTGGATACCCAAGATGAATCCGACCATTCACAAATTCCTTTACACAGCTGAGTGCTGTGACAGCTCGTACTTCAGCAGTGATGAGTCAGATTGA